In Sulfurisphaera javensis, a single genomic region encodes these proteins:
- the psmB gene encoding archaeal proteasome endopeptidase complex subunit beta: MDSPKLKILKTGTTTVGIKVKDGVVLAADRRASAGLYVAHKYVRKVLYIAPHIGITTAGSVADLQFIYEILKNIYHYNLITGMRPTTIKALATYLANILSSSKYLPYLVQILIGGVDDQPKLYNLDYVGDITEEDYTATGSGSVEAIGVIEDEYRPDMTLDEAADLARRAIFSSIKRDPYTGTGVIVAKITKNGHEEKEYYPERKI; the protein is encoded by the coding sequence ATGGATTCTCCAAAGTTGAAGATCTTAAAAACAGGTACTACCACAGTGGGTATTAAAGTAAAGGATGGAGTTGTACTGGCTGCTGATAGAAGAGCTAGTGCTGGACTTTATGTAGCGCATAAATATGTTAGGAAAGTTTTGTACATAGCTCCTCATATTGGCATAACTACAGCAGGAAGCGTCGCAGATCTTCAATTCATTTATGAAATTCTAAAGAACATTTATCATTACAATCTCATTACTGGCATGAGACCAACAACAATTAAAGCACTAGCTACTTATCTTGCAAATATTCTTTCTTCGTCAAAGTATCTTCCTTATTTAGTTCAAATACTAATTGGTGGAGTTGATGATCAACCCAAACTTTATAATTTAGATTATGTGGGAGATATAACAGAAGAAGATTATACAGCTACTGGCTCAGGTTCTGTCGAAGCTATAGGAGTTATTGAAGATGAATACAGACCAGATATGACACTAGATGAAGCTGCAGATTTAGCTAGAAGAGCTATTTTCTCGTCAATAAAAAGGGATCCTTATACAGGGACTGGAGTTATAGTTGCAAAGATAACTAAAAATGGACATGAAGAGAAAGAGTATTACCCAGAAAGGAAAATATAA